The Cherax quadricarinatus isolate ZL_2023a chromosome 44, ASM3850222v1, whole genome shotgun sequence region TGTAATCTTCAGATGACATTTTGGTCCATCCTGGAACATTGTAAGGTCTAGCACAAACCAAAATGTTACCGTAAGTTTAATCTCCCATTTgggagttagttgtgaattgttttacCCAAGATATTGtgacttctattttttttttttagcattatTCTCTCTTTCCATACcattttcttaatttccatatgTTGTACCTTTCTATTCTATTACTTAGCTTACTTCTTAAGATTactaaaatttatatatttttctccTTAGTGTTCATATAGTTCAACAGTAATTATCTTGCAAGGTGAGTCAGCTTATTACCATTACAAGCATTGGTGAACTTTCCAGTGTCTCATTACCAAGCTGTCCTCTAGGTACAGCACACAAATGTAGTGAAATGCACATTGCGCAAGTCACCAATGAATATCTTTCACAAGTACaattttatttttgtgaaagaCAAATAGCTGAGACACAGTAAGAACACAAAATTTGTGAAATTGTATTCACTATAAAGAATCCCTCTTAGACAATACAATGAACCTCCACAATTATTCACAATATGGTGTGATAATATACAGAGCAAACTGACCTCTTTAAATTAATGGATGTTGACCTTCTGAccttgaataataataatgtacatgtaTTTTGTTTTACAATTGTATTTTAATCTTCAAGGGTCACAAGGCTGGAGAAACCTCTGAAGCCAAAATTTACTTGGCTTTAGAAATCAGATCTAAACTATCACACAACAATTCACAAGAAGCCCAATATATACCCTATACTATAATGTATAAAACCACTCTATTCAGACCCTAAGAGAAGGTCTTTTGAATTGTAGTTTTATTATACTGCACACTGTTAACTATGAAAAAGTACCTTGTGCGTATTACCAGTATCATTGTTTTTCAGTTGAATCTGGCAACAGGTATATATATTACAATTAGACAAACAAGCATCCTGTTGATTCTATCAAaatgccaacccccccccccccacaatgtATACAATAATGTATGAGATGATTCTGCAGTGAAAAATTAATCATCTGATATGAATAAACTAAAAACATTATCAAAAGAAAACAAAACAGCAGGTGGTACTTGTAAGAGCAAACAGTACTGATACCTCCCAGCTATgttttaaaaatacagtaatAGTATACAGTACTATAAGGAAGGCTCAACACCACCTTTACTGTATAATACACGTATTCAACTTATGAGAAACCTTTTAATAAGAAATGTTTATTAAATTTTCTCTTAAGTTACATATGTTACTTTTTATAATTTTTTGGTATTACCTACACCTTACATGTTAAGACCACCCTGACTTCCAATGCCTTGTGAGTCTTTCGCTCATCATACAAGAACTTGTATTAATAATACTGCCATGTGTAAAAAATTCTACATAATTGGTAGCAGGTGATTACTGAGTAACAAGAATTACTACACAATATTAACTGACACAAGGGATATAGAAGACATTATTCCATGATCAATGGTATTTAAAAGAATTCAATAATATACTCTGGGTAATACTCTTCCTTATCATACTTGACAAAGATAGTCGGAGCATCTACATCATCCACAGTTGTGTCGTAGAATGTGTTATTAGAAATGTTGGCTGGTGGACgggtgagtgttggtgatccTTTAATCACACTGCCAATTATGACTTCTGCTAATATTAATACGTAGTGGCCACTTTCATTTATGGTACTGTGACGACGGGCGATTGCAGCGCTGAAAATTTAAagaattttttatattttcttagCAATCTGTGCTTTACATCCACATAGTAACTACAGTATTACTTAAtgaatagacacaaatgcagtataatgcaatctGTTATTGGCAACTTtaagcccacacagtgggctttatcaagtcacaaacagagctACCTGGTGAGAGAGGATGTGCATATTTTAGGGAACATAAGGGGACCATCAGGTAGCCGGCGCacggagcaaaaaaaaaattgaaaaaataagaaaattgagttattgttaccaaaaaatagctgaactttctggctacactctggtataattattatccttgtatggtgtttctaaaaggaattacagtcatttataacaggcatggtgacagcgcctTGCGTAACAAGCGCTGACGTGGcatttttcccccccccccaccccccccgtgttatttttatccTTTTCTTATATatttatgtctaatataatacaaattcactgtCTGAGATCATGCCAGAGGGGGCGGAGATAATATGATCAAGTAACCAATCAGGTACCCTGGGTGTAGTACCCAAAATGGCcaacacctccagccaacaaaatattccatacccacgctaatatcaattataaggcttatttacctatcacaattgatctattatgacataatgcaatataataatatcatataaacataaaaagtacaccttaaaaaataatatatatcatAATATGATGCCCCAGAGGAAAAATTTTTTATCGGCGTATtccctgaaggtgaagagagggtcTGTTTTCTCATATGTaatgagagaaaacggatttacaatgtttaactgtaataaacactcgtaggtcacggaaaaagtgtaaaataaagcgaatttttcTGGGGAAAAAAAATTCCTGGGCACCTGGGGTGCCTATAAGTTATTTATCTATTTAGGGGCAATCCATCtttatttatgaatgaattgacttgattttcacaacaaacataggagaATGATTGCCTTACAATGTAACGTATTcctttctgaactatcccaaatatttttagatttatgtgggcaacaagaccgacatcttccaatatgtcaaaaaagttatgaaactttatttttttttagcatgaagataaggtttattttagaattggtacacatacattgatggaattagaggtgttctatcagcagcaagtgtcaaaaccacttttccaagtaccactgagtacaagtccgctgccaaatgcaatttctcgtaaattttgcatatttcatttcctttttggctGATATgtttgaaacttcagcacaggatactcgatataagcttctaatagtacacaaaaaatgaacgtaatcggttgaaaaataaagaagtcgATATGTTACACCTGAAGCTCCCCTAATGATGTGAAGAGTCATATTTCACCTGACTCTTCATGTCACTGGAGCACacctggagggggttttgggggttaatgcccccgcagcccagtccaagaccaggcctcacgATGAATCAggacctgattaaccaggctgttactgctggccatatGTAAACCAACATATGAggcacagcccagctgatcaggaactgactttaggtgcctgtccagtgccttcttgaagacagccagaggtctattggtaattccccttatgtatgctgggaggcagttgaaaagtcttgggcccctgacacttactgtgatgtctcttagtgtactcatggtgcccctgcttttcactggggggatgttgcatctcttgccaaTTCTTTATGTTCAGATTTAGAATCAGATTCTGATTAATTATTTCAGCTGGATACAaagtttgtacagagatgggtgacatttagatGTGTATTCagaaatctgtttgtgacttgataagttgactgtgtaggcaaaatgttCTCAATATAGGGtcccattatactgcatgtgtgtcttCATCCATCATGTCAGTATTTCATACTATTTCTTTCTACAGTAGTACTGTTGCTCTCTGGAAGGTCCCATGAACAAAGTGAAAAGAACATAATAACAATGAGATCACCCAATCTAAACAGATTCCCCTTGCTTGCTCATGCCTTCAAACCTCTTCCTCTCTTATTCTTACTCAGCATCAACATGCACACATATATGCACTTTATCATTCCTTATCCTGTCCCATCTACTATAAACAAATGCTTTACTAAAGCAGCTAATTTTCCTAACTTGAAATTCTAAAGCTGCGGTGTTATATTTGTTTCAACAACTGTATAAAATAATTTCTTGTTTATACTTCTTGTAGATACTGAATGAAAGAATTGTGTTGGCCGATTGCCAATTGGTTTTTGACATGATAAATTTAAagttcctaggtagtaggctggtaaacagcaaccacccagggaggtactactgtcctaccaagtgagtgtacaatgaaagcctgtaattgttttacatgatggtaggattgctggtgtcttttgtctgtctcataaacatgcaagatttcaggtacatcttgctacttctacttgtacttaggtcacactacacatacatgtacaagcatatatacacacacacacacacccctctgggttttcttctattttctttctagttcttgttcttgtttatttcctcttacctccatggggaagtggaacagaattcttcctctgtaagccatgcgtgttgtaagaggcgactaatatgccgggagcaaggggctagtaaccccttctcctgtatatattactaaatgtaaaaggagaaaattttgtttttccttttgggccaccccatctcggtgggatatggctggtgtgttgaaagaaagaaagatatttaAAGTTCTAATTTCATGATCATCCTTTTCTTATACAAGAATAAATAGCAAAGATAGTGTAAAGACAGTTATatgtactgagaggtgtgtatctctcattgtatataaactgagagattaCTTTCATTCCAGTTTTGAGGATTAAATTATTTTTAACTGGTGATGCAGAGGTGACAAAGAACtaatgaccctcttgtagtcAAACCCACAAAACCAACTAAAGTGTAAACAAATTCTTTGTTGTTTCTACTTTTTCCTTACTTTTAAGTAGATGTGTAATTACATAATGTctttatatacagtacattactgtattggttttaaaaaaGTACAGTGCAATATACACAAAAACATAAAAATCGGCTATTTTACCTATTGGAGAAGTATGTTCCTTTTCCAAAATTTTGTTCGACAGTAATACCCTGACGCCAATCAATGTTCTCTTTACAAACAGTGTCAATCTTCGCAGAGTCGGTTCCATGAAACAGCTTCTGAACATTCAGTTGGTTTTCATCATACCTGCCCAAGAGACATATTTGTATTAATCATAATTTAGGATAGGTCTTTTCTAATTTTAAGTTAAAGATTTtaatcctcctcctctagtttataaaattttacttctctcttacttgttgactgcattctccttgtaccccatctacctcctactctcactgtagctacaactatatAATGATAATATATCTACTGTCCtagccccttctgtataaattactacttgtgaaaagaaacttttgtttttctttttaggtcaccctgcctcagtaggatACAGCTGGTGTGCTGGTGCattgaaaaataaagaatatctattgcccctctataaatgtgcACATCTGaaagtctacccatcaacttCTTATCCACTAATACAGGCAGACCCTACTTTACAGTGTTTCACTTTACAATGTTTCGCTAATGCAGAAGATTTCAATTATTCccgttcttcatttattcagccTTCTTATGtctcactttacagcgattttcgctttacaacagtagcccagaacctaaccagcTGTTTATGCAGAGCCCTCTTGTACATAATCCAATAAACTTGTGTCATTACAACCTGTATCATATAGGGTACTTATATATCctccttttcttaaaatatgtattacctattaccaaacctctttctatacaaagttaatCAAAGACTCTCCCCAtaatcatttacccctggcactccaaactcaCCTGCTACACCATCTAAAACAGTTGcttccactttagcattgaagtcCCCCATTACAATTACTCTCACTTCATTCAAAACTCCCTaaacactcacttaacatctcccaaaatcaatTTTTCTCCTCtatactcctctcttctccataaACAGTATACATGTAATCAACTTTTTgcatctgacccttattttaatctacAAAATCTTGAATGTACAGACAAAATTTTGAAAAGATTACCTTTGAGATAAGAATGCCTTTTTATACTGAAAAAGGCGCCATAAATAGGGATTTTGCAGTCTTTCAATTTTTTGTATATTAGCATTGGGAAGCATCAGACGCAAATGTGATGAAACCTCTTGGTAATCCTCATTAGCCGGGCCCAGAGGAACAAGGATGTGGGTTTCATTCCCTCCCATTGCAATCCAATGATCGGGCAGAGAACTCTGGTCAGAACTTGAAACCTTTTTCTGACAGGAAAGCCTTGATGGGCGTCGACGAATTTCCCTCGCCTTGTTTGTTTTTAGATTGGTTTGAGTCATTTTTGCAAAGTCCAATTTGTACTGGAACTGAGCATTACTTATCAACATTGATGAGGAAGGATCAGACAAATATTGCTTTTCAACCTCTTCACTAGTGATATTGCAAACAAGTTCCTGTTTGCCCAAACTATCAACCTCACCATAACGAATCCATTTGCCTTGATCATCACTGAAGTACCAATCATAAACAGTAGATTTTGGACCCTCAGATTCTCCTGCAGATCGAGTTGAGATTCTCCGAATTTTAAGATGCTCTGATCCTGAGGAATTTTGTATGTATTGCTCCTTAAAATCTGCTCTCCACGACTCAGTCCCAAGAATATTCAACAATTCTTTAGCATTAGACTCCAGTTTGCTTGGATCAAGGGGAGGTATCATGATGCCACTTTTGTCGACATCTCGGTAAGCATTTTCAAGCGTCTTTGACTGAAATATGCGAAAATTGTACCATTTGCCCTCATTTTCAAACTGCCAATGAAAAAGGCTTTTGGCATGGAGAAATCTACAGCCTTTCTTGACATTGATACATTTATCATTAACAGCATAAATGCATATCTCAGGTACTTCTACATCACCATAAACATCAGAAGAATAAATGGTTTGCCTTTTGTTTTTCTGTTTGGCTTTAGCATCATTATTACCTTTTACAGATTTTCCATCTTTTTTCTGATTCTTATCTGTAATGTCACTGTGTTCAGAAGAATCCGAATCATTTTCACTATCTGACGAAGGGTTATCTTGGTTATCTTGAATATCTTTACTACTAGCACTAGAGCTTTTACCTTTCTTCTTTTTTCCACTTTTGTCCTCAGATTTGCTACTTGAAGCTGAGGCCTCTTTGGCCTCACTTTTACTGGCTTTGGATTTTTTTGCCTGCTTCTTTCCTTCACTTTTTGGCTTATCAGACAAAGTTTGAGACATTTCATTTTGTTCATCCTCTCCTTTGTTATCCTTACCATCTGACTTTTTACCTTTCTTCTTATTTTTGCTCTTTTTTTTCTCAACAGAAGTCGAGGAATGGTCACTGTCCTGTTCGTCTTTACATTCAATATTTTTATcactttttttaattttctcacCTTTTCCCTCGCTCTTTGAAGTGTTAGATTTCATACTGGATGTTGAAGTTGAAGATTCTTCTTGATTTTTAACTAAGGACATAAGGCTCATCAAAATATCACGTGGACTCTCATTTACAGAAATGCCAAATCTCTTCAGCAATCGTTTACAGTGATCATTAAGAATATCATGGTTTAAGGAACAATCTGATACTGAACACTTTCCACAATTCATCACAAAATCTTTACAAATATGGATATTATTGCAATTCTCATTCCTTTTGCACCCATTTTTGCTATTGTAAAAGGAACAAATTTGAGAAGCAGTACCTTTACAGACCTTCCTCATCACTTGATGTAAAACACGTTTATCAATCAAATCCAAATATAACTTTGAGAGTACACTGTTATTGTGATTAGTGTCCCATCGATGTCCATATTGGCATGATGTTCCAGCATCACAATATGCTGTCACAAAGGTCTTACACATGTGAAGAGCTTTACAAGAGCCAGAGGAAGCACAACCATCTTCAGATAAGTAATCTGAACACAAATTTATTTTAGGAACAAGCTCAATTACCAAACCTCTGTCTCTCACCatgtaggaaaatatatcttttcGAGACTTCACCACCTCTGCAACTTCCTGCTCACTTTTCTGAACTTGACGACTTAGTATGTCACATGTGGTCCACTGCCCTTCAAACAAAACAATAGCTTTTACTATGGCTTCTGGAGTTAGCCCTGTATTCTGTGATTTTTGTTTTGGCTGCTTTTCACTGTGCTGAGTACTTCCATACTGACTGTGACTCTTTGATTCCTCatatgatggtggtggctgaTTAAAATATCCTGTGCCAAACTGGGGCCCATGTTGAGGAGAAAATCTAT contains the following coding sequences:
- the LOC128697589 gene encoding protein mono-ADP-ribosyltransferase PARP12 isoform X2; translation: MVQVGPKRRRDIVTMGDKGANKGKCTDPDVVRFEERARNLERAAQDMQKMLQQLASEKAASASATAEKTPKNKGNRGSKSMTNLSSDKNIQPKESRAHGWHGKTNKPQQQQGFRQSLGPVPPYQGPNYRPRYSSPHTQGPPSYQHEYPPNYGGQMPPPLSYAPPPYRFSPQHGPQFGTGYFNQPPPSYEESKSHSQYGSTQHSEKQPKQKSQNTGLTPEAIVKAIVLFEGQWTTCDILSRQVQKSEQEVAEVVKSRKDIFSYMVRDRGLVIELVPKINLCSDYLSEDGCASSGSCKALHMCKTFVTAYCDAGTSCQYGHRWDTNHNNSVLSKLYLDLIDKRVLHQVMRKVCKGTASQICSFYNSKNGCKRNENCNNIHICKDFVMNCGKCSVSDCSLNHDILNDHCKRLLKRFGISVNESPRDILMSLMSLVKNQEESSTSTSSMKSNTSKSEGKGEKIKKSDKNIECKDEQDSDHSSTSVEKKKSKNKKKGKKSDGKDNKGEDEQNEMSQTLSDKPKSEGKKQAKKSKASKSEAKEASASSSKSEDKSGKKKKGKSSSASSKDIQDNQDNPSSDSENDSDSSEHSDITDKNQKKDGKSVKGNNDAKAKQKNKRQTIYSSDVYGDVEVPEICIYAVNDKCINVKKGCRFLHAKSLFHWQFENEGKWYNFRIFQSKTLENAYRDVDKSGIMIPPLDPSKLESNAKELLNILGTESWRADFKEQYIQNSSGSEHLKIRRISTRSAGESEGPKSTVYDWYFSDDQGKWIRYGEVDSLGKQELVCNITSEEVEKQYLSDPSSSMLISNAQFQYKLDFAKMTQTNLKTNKAREIRRRPSRLSCQKKVSSSDQSSLPDHWIAMGGNETHILVPLGPANEDYQEVSSHLRLMLPNANIQKIERLQNPYLWRLFQYKKAFLSQRYDENQLNVQKLFHGTDSAKIDTVCKENIDWRQGITVEQNFGKGTYFSNSAAIARRHSTINESGHYVLILAEVIIGSVIKGSPTLTRPPANISNNTFYDTTVDDVDAPTIFVKYDKEEYYPEYIIEFF
- the LOC128697589 gene encoding protein mono-ADP-ribosyltransferase PARP12 isoform X1, with the translated sequence MLIMKTVKLIISHRGENGRQTCYRESSDFVLDILKHQGVGGGADPLRGTPRETPGHPPKWYTRALPVSFIISRVLTSTGDTSPTVTAVSGDIVTMGDKGANKGKCTDPDVVRFEERARNLERAAQDMQKMLQQLASEKAASASATAEKTPKNKGNRGSKSMTNLSSDKNIQPKESRAHGWHGKTNKPQQQQGFRQSLGPVPPYQGPNYRPRYSSPHTQGPPSYQHEYPPNYGGQMPPPLSYAPPPYRFSPQHGPQFGTGYFNQPPPSYEESKSHSQYGSTQHSEKQPKQKSQNTGLTPEAIVKAIVLFEGQWTTCDILSRQVQKSEQEVAEVVKSRKDIFSYMVRDRGLVIELVPKINLCSDYLSEDGCASSGSCKALHMCKTFVTAYCDAGTSCQYGHRWDTNHNNSVLSKLYLDLIDKRVLHQVMRKVCKGTASQICSFYNSKNGCKRNENCNNIHICKDFVMNCGKCSVSDCSLNHDILNDHCKRLLKRFGISVNESPRDILMSLMSLVKNQEESSTSTSSMKSNTSKSEGKGEKIKKSDKNIECKDEQDSDHSSTSVEKKKSKNKKKGKKSDGKDNKGEDEQNEMSQTLSDKPKSEGKKQAKKSKASKSEAKEASASSSKSEDKSGKKKKGKSSSASSKDIQDNQDNPSSDSENDSDSSEHSDITDKNQKKDGKSVKGNNDAKAKQKNKRQTIYSSDVYGDVEVPEICIYAVNDKCINVKKGCRFLHAKSLFHWQFENEGKWYNFRIFQSKTLENAYRDVDKSGIMIPPLDPSKLESNAKELLNILGTESWRADFKEQYIQNSSGSEHLKIRRISTRSAGESEGPKSTVYDWYFSDDQGKWIRYGEVDSLGKQELVCNITSEEVEKQYLSDPSSSMLISNAQFQYKLDFAKMTQTNLKTNKAREIRRRPSRLSCQKKVSSSDQSSLPDHWIAMGGNETHILVPLGPANEDYQEVSSHLRLMLPNANIQKIERLQNPYLWRLFQYKKAFLSQRYDENQLNVQKLFHGTDSAKIDTVCKENIDWRQGITVEQNFGKGTYFSNSAAIARRHSTINESGHYVLILAEVIIGSVIKGSPTLTRPPANISNNTFYDTTVDDVDAPTIFVKYDKEEYYPEYIIEFF